Part of the Caulifigura coniformis genome, GTGTGCGGGGTGGCGGTGGCGGTCGGAATTACGCTCGTGAACCTGCCGGAGGGGAGTGAGGCGGAGGCGCTCGAGTAGGCCTGATTGCATCTGGCGCTCTCGCTGCCTGGCGAAATCGGCCCTACATTACTCCCACGGTCTGAGGTCGTAGCCCGCCGGGTCTTGACTGACTCAGACATCGCAGATTGTGTTCATCAGATCGAGCGTACAATGCTTCGGAACAGATTGGCCGGCTTGGCCTTGATCGGGTTGGCGACGAGCGTGGCGGGATGCGGCACTGTTGATGTCGCCCAGGCCGCGGATGAGAAGCCGGCCGCAGCAGCACCAAAGGAAACGGGGAAGAACGTGGCAGACAGCGCACCGGAAGTGGCGTTTCCGAGCCTCCCGAAAGGGGCCGGCAAGATGGACGACAATGCTCCCAAGACATTCACCACGACGGAATCGGGGCTGAAGTACCGCGTGCTCCGCGCCGGCACTGATCCCAAGCCGACCGCCCGGCAGGCGGTCGAGGTTCACTATCACGGCTGGCTGGACAACAAGAAGGTGTTCGACAGCTCCTACGAGCGCGGCGAGACGATTTCGTTCGGGCTGAACCAGGTGATTCCCGGCTGGACCGAAGGGATGCAGAAGGTCGGCAAGGGGGGAATGATCGAACTCGAGATCCCGGCCAAGCTCGGCTATGGATCACGCGGCGCGGGCGCTGCGGTTCCTCCGAATGCGACGCTGCACTTCCTGGTGGAGCTGAAGGACATCAAGTAATTCGGCCGGCTCCTTGCTTTGGGATGCACGCCCGGCATCCCAAAGCAGGACAAACATGCAGGCCACGCCAGGCAAGGCGCCTTATCGGCTTCCCCGACTGGCCGGAGAAACCGCTGCCAGAAGCCAGGCAGCGCTGGCGGCGGACAGGACCGAGTAATCGAGTGACGGCTTCGGGCCGAGTGCGACTGTCATCGTGATTGCAAACAGCATCAGCAGACTTCCTGCGGCCGCCGCAACGAGCCGCAGACGCCATCCGATCAGGAGGGCAACTGCCAGCACGACTTCCGCACACGTCGCGATCCAGCCGACTGCGGGGATGAGTGCCTGCGGCAGAAACCAGTTCAGTCGAGCCACGTAGGCTTCGTACTCTGAAACGTTGCCCCAGGCGACTCCTTCTGCCCCGGGGGGCCCCCAGAGCCCCAGTCGATCGGCAACGGCCGACAGGAACGCCGCCGACAGCGCCAATCGCACTATCCAGGTCGCCGCGATGAGAGCGCGATCGCTACTCATGACCGGCTTCCGGGATGGCAATCTGTTTGGCGTCGCGAGGATGAATCAGGACCGCAATGATCCGCGCCTTGTTCGCGGATGAGGCATTTTTCGAGACCCGGTGCAGGCAACCGGTCGGTTCGTAGAATGTCTCGCCTGCCTTGAAGACCCTTGTCGGAAGGTCATCGATCCCCAGTTCGTACTCGCCTTCCGCAACGTAGCCGAACACCGGACCGGGATGACGATGAGGCTTGCCCGCCTGGCCAGCCGCGAGAGACACCTCGACGACCGTCACGCTGGAGTCTTTCGCGTCCAGTTTTTCAATGATTTCTGAGGTGGAGATCACCCGGACCGACTCGCTCTTCTCATGCTGCTGAGCGAGGGAAGCTCCCCCCGCACCGACGAGGGCCCCCGTCAGCAACAACAGTGCGGTTCGAATCATGCAAAGTCTCCAGAGGCGGGGCGAACCTGGCAGGGCAGCAAAACAGAAAGCCCGGTCATCATGACCGGGCTTTCGAAGTTTTGCACCACTGTCGCAGGCAGCACCTGCTGCTGGAACGACTAGCAGTTGTAGTAGAGGTCGAACTCGTAGGGGTGGGGGCGGAGGCGAACGGGGTCGATTTCGTTCTCCCGCTTCCACTTGACCCAGTTTTCGATCAGGTCGGACGTGAAGACGTCGCCCTTCAGCAGATAAGCGTGATCCTGCTCAAGAGCCTCGAGGGCTTCGGTGAGCGACTTGCAGGCGACGTTGGTGTGGGAGAGTTCCTCTTCGGTCATCTCGTAGATGTCGCGGTCGAGCGGCTCGCCGGGGTCGATCTTGTTCTGGATACCGTCGAGCATCGCCATCATGAGGGCGGTGAAGCTCAGGTAGCCGTTGGCGGCCGGGTCCGGGCAGCGGAACTCGACGCGCTTGGCCTTGGGGCTCGGCGAGTACATCGGGATGCGGCAGGCGGCCGAGCGGTTGCGCTGGCTCATGGCGAGCGTGACCGGGGCTTCGTAGCCGGGGACGAGGCGGTGGTAGCTGTTGACGGTCGGAGCCGAGAAGGCCAGTAGCGAACGACCGTGCTTCAGGATGCCGCCGATGGCGTGGAGGCCGAGTTCCGACATGCCTGCATAGCCGTCGCCGGCCATGAGGGGCTTGCCATCCTTCCAGAAGGACATGTGGGTGTGCATGCCCGAGCCGTTATCGCCGTAGATCGGCTTCGGCATGAAGGTGACGGTTTTGCCGTGGCGCTTGGCGACGTTCTTAATGCAGTATTTGAACCACAGGAACTGATCGGCCATGGTGAGCAGATCAGTAAACTTCATATCGATTTCGCACTGGCCGGCGGTGGCGACCTCGTGGTGGTGGGCTTCGACAACGATGCCGAGCTTCACCATTTCGGCGACCATGTCGGCGCGGACGTCGCCGAGGGTGTCACCGGGGGCGACGGGGAAGTAACCGGCCTTGTAGCCGATCTTGTGGCCGAGGTTGGCGCCGCCTTCGGTGCGGCTGGAGTTCCAGGCTGCTTCGGAGGAGTCGATCTCGTACATCGATCCCCGCTGCGAGCTGGAGAATCGGATGTCGTCGAAGATGAAGAATTCGGGTTCTGGCCCGACGAAGCAGGTGTCGGCGATGCCGGTCTGCTTCATGTAGGCGATGCCTTTCCGGGCGATCCAGCGGGGATCGCGGGAGTAGTTTTCCTTGGTGATCGGGTCGACGATGTTGGCGATGAGGCTGACCGTCGGCCGGGCATGGAAGGGATCGAGGCGGGCCGTGGAGACTTCCGGGACGGCGAGCATGTCGGAGGCGTTGATGGCCTGCCAGCCGCGGATGGAGGAGCCGTCGAAGCCGAAGCCGCCCTCGAAGATGCCTTCGTCAAGGTCGTAGATGGGATATGAGCAGTGCTGCCAGGTGCCGAGCATGTCGACGAACTTGAGGTCGACCTGTTCGACGTTGTTGCTCTTCGCGAAGGCGAAGAATTCCTTGGGGGTCTGCGGCCAGGGCGACTTCGTACTCATAGGATCAGGACTCCGGGCGAGGCGTAGGAACGGTCACCGATTTCGGGGCGGAAACGAACGCCGCCTGCAGAATAAATCCGGGGACAGTGGGGATGATTGCTAAGCGGTCAGCGACTCGCAAGAGACGGCGAATCGCAGGGAAAGCGGAAGCGAGTCGGCGAAAAAGGGATTCCCGGAGCGGCTCGAGTTCAGCGAATTCCGAGAAATGTTCAAAGTGGTCCTTCTCCGGGCGGCCGTCCGTACGACCGAGATTTCGACCGGACATTGATCGGCATCCCGGGCTGAGACATCAAGGAAAAAACGCCGCCCCGGTTGCGAGGCGGCGTCTCGGAGACACATCTCACGTTTCGCGGGACTGGAAATCAGCCGAGCGGGACAGTGGCGATCGTCTTCAGGATCTGGCCGGCGATCTGGTACGGGTCGCCCTGGCTGTTGGGTCGGCGGTCTTCGAGGTACCCGCGGTATTCGTTGTTGACGAAGCTGTGCGGGACACGGATCGAGGCACCCCGGTCGGCAACGCCGTAGGAGAACTTGTCGATGGACTGCGTTTCGTGGTGTCCGGTGAGGCGGAGGTGGTTATCCGGTCCGTACACGGCGATGTGGTCGTTGACGTTCACTTCGAAGGCCTTCATGAGCTTTTCGAAGTACTCCTTGCCGCCCTTCTCACGCATGTAGGCCGTGGAGAAGTTGCAGTGCATTCCGGAGCCGTTCCAGTCGCCGCGAATCGGCTTGCAGTGCCATTCGACGTCGACCTGGTACTTTTCGCAGAGTCGCATGAGGAGGTAGCGGGCGACCCAGACCTGGTCGGCGGCACTCTTGGAGCCCTTGCCGAAGACCTGGAATTCCCACTGTCCCTTGGCGACTTCGGCGTTGATGCCTTCGTGGTTGATGCCGGCGTCGAGGCAGAGGTCGAGGTGCTTCTCGACGATTTCGCGGGCGATGCCGCCGACGTTGGTGTAGCCGACGCCGGTGTAGTACGGGCCCTGGGGCTGCGGGAAGCCGCTGCCGCTGGGGAAGCCGAGGGGCCGGCCATCCCGCATGAGGAAGTATTCCTGCTCGAAGCCGAACCAGGCGCCCGGATCGTCAGGAATGTTTGCGCGGCCGTTGCTGGGGTGCGGCGTTTTGCCGTCGGGCATCATGACTTCGGCCATGACGAGGGCGCCGTTCTTCCGGGTGGAATCGGGGAAGATGGCGACCGGCTTGAGCATGCAGTCGGAGCTGCGTCCTTCGGCCTGCTGTGTGGAGCTGCCGTCGAAGCCCCACATGGGGAGATCTTCGAGCTTGGGGAAGGACTTGAATTCCTTGATGGTGGTCTTGCTGCGGAGGTTCGGCGTCGGCGTGTAGCCGTCGAGCCAGATGTATTCCAGCTTAAATTTTTCCATGGCGCCTGAGTGCTTTGTCTGCCGGTGAGTGTCAAGGAATTTGTGGAGCCGGCGTCCGTGCCAGCGTGGTAAGCAGTCTTGCTTATCGATTCAGCAGCCACCGGGCATTCGCGTCTGAATTTCCAGCAATTCTGCGGCTTCTCCGCTGGAGTACCTGCAGAATGCAACGGGTGTGCCAGTTTGCGCAGGGGTGCTCGACCATGCGGCAGGGCTGCCCGGGTGGGGGGAGGCAGCTGGAGAGGGGCGTGCCCTACCCTTTCGCTTGCCGGAGGCGTTCGAGAAAGGCGTCGACCGGGAGGGTGTTTGCGATGTCGTCGCGCGTCAGGCCGGCCCGGCGGGCCTGGAAGACGCCGAACTGCATGAGGTCCATGTCGGCGAAGCCGTGGGCATCTGTGCTGATGACGATGGGAATGCCGCGTTTCTTCGCGGCGGCGGCATGGATATCGTCGAGGTCGAGGCGGGCGGGATTGGCGTTGATTTCGACCATTACGCGGTGCTTCGCGCAGGCGTCGAGGAAGACATCGAAATCGATGTCGGCCGGCTTGCGGCGATCGACGAGGCGACCAGTGGGGTGGCCGATGATGTCGACATGGGGATTCGTGATGGCGCACATCAGCCGCTTCATGATCTGCTCACGAGGCTGCTGGAGGCCGTAGTGCAGGACGGCGATGACCCAATCGGCCTGTTCCAGGACGTCATCGGGGAGGTCGAGGGTGGCGTCTTCGAGGATGTCGCATTCGATCCCTTTCAGGATGCGAATTCCCTTGATGGACTTCTGGGCTTCGTCGATCGCCTTCCAGTGGGCGAGAAGGCGGGGGGCATCCAGGCCGTTGGCCATCGAGACCCGCTTGGAATGGTCGGTGATGGCGATGTACTCGCGTCCGCGGGATTTTGCGGCCTCGGCCATTTCGAGGATCGAGGCCGATCCGTCGGAGGCGGTGGTGTGCATGTGCAGGTCGCCCCTGATGTCATCAAGTTCGACCAGGCGCGGAAGCGGGCCCTGCTCCGCGAGGGCGAACTCCGTCCGGTTCTCACGGATCTCCGGGGGGAACACCGGGAGCCCGAGCGCGGCGTAGACCTCCTGCTCGGTGCGGCCGGCGACCATCTGCTCGCCGCGGAACAGGCCCCATTCGTTGAGCTTGAGGTCCATGTCCTGGGCACGGCGCCTGAGGACGACATTGTGCTCTTTCGACCCGGTGAAATACTGCAGGGCCGCTCCGAAGGATTCTGCGGGGACGACGCGCAGGTCGAGCTGGAGCCCCTTGAAGAGGCGGACGCTCATCTTGGTGTCGCCCCGGGCGATGATCGCCTCGACGAGGCGATGCCCGGCGAGGCGGTCCATGATGGCGTCCGGTTGCGACGCCTCGGCGAGCAGGTCGAGATCGCCGCAGGTCTCCTTGCGGCGTCGGCAGCTGCCCGCGACTTCGAGCTGCGCGACACCGGGCACGGATCTCAGGTCTTCGGCGATCTGCTCGGCGACCTGCTTCGCTTCCGAGAGGTAGACCCGCCGGCCGGCCGACTCTGCGACTTCCAGCCCCTTGAGGATGGCGTCCTGGGTCTTTTTTCCGAAGCCCTTGATGCCGGCGATCCGGTTCTGTTCGGCGGCCAGGCGCAGCTCGTCGAGCGAACGGATTCCGTGCTCCTGAAAGAGCGCAAAGACCTTCTTCGGGCCGAGGCCCGGGACGCGCAACATGGCGACGACTCCGGCCGGGACCTGTTCGCGGAGCTCGGCCAGTTGCGGAATGCTGCCGGTCTGGACCAGGACCTGGATTTTTTTTGCGAGGTCTTCCCCGATGCCGGGAAACTCGCGGAGTTTCGCGATGCTGTCGGCGGCTGCCGCGATCGACTCCGTGGAATCGAGGATGGCGCGGGCGGCGTTGCGGTAGGCGCGGACGCGAAACGGGTTAGCCCCCTGAATCTCAAGGAGCTCGGCAAGCTCTTCAAACTGGGCCGCGATTGCGCCGTTCTGCATGGAAGCGTCCTGAGGATCGAGTGACGGGGCTCCCCAGTTTAGAAGATTCGGGGCGGTGTGCCTTTTCGGGCGGGGAGGAGATTCGCCACAGAGACGCGGAGGGAGGGAGATCGCGCCACAACCGGGTCGCCACGCCGGGGAGCTTTGTGCCCGGTGATCACAGGGGGCTGACGCCCCCCGCTCGCCGGGTTGGGGGGAGAGGGCGTTGTTTACTGGCTGGGGTAGAACATGGCCTCAATCGTTCGGGCGAAGGCTCCGTAGGCTCCTTCGCTGAAGAGCACGAAACGGACGATCGAGGGACGGCCGCGGGCGATGAGGAACTCGCGGGTCGTCCCCAATGCGGTCTGGGCGGCGAGGTCGATCGGGTATCCGTAGACGCCGGTGCTGATCGCGGGCATGGCGATCGATGCGCAGTCGTGTTCGATCGCCAGTTCGAGGCAACGACGATAGGCGTTTGCCAGCAGGTCGGGCTCGCCCTGTCGCCCGCCTTTCCAGACAGGGCCGACGGCATGGAAGACATATCGGGCGGCCAGACGCCCTGCGGTGGTCGCGACGGCCTGGCCCGTGGGGCAGCCCTCGGGATATCTCCGGGCCGTCTCCTGCATCAGAGCGGGGCCTGCGGCGTGATGAATGGCGCCGTCGACTCCCCCACCACCGGCGAGCTGTGAGTTGGCTGCATTGACGATGGCGTCGGCGGCCTGGCGGGTGATGTCTCCGACCAGGAGTTCGATTCGCGATTCTCCAATCCGGGCGAGCATGGGCGCTGTGTCGATGGCTCAGGTTTGAACAGGAAAGATACAGGATCAGGGGACAGGACGTCTCTCGGAACGGGGTGGGCGGCTTCCCGAGGTGGCTTCAACGGGGAACAGAAGGAAACGGGGGGAACAGAAGGAAACGGGGGGAACAGAAGGAAACGGGGGGAACAGAAGGAAACGGGGGGAACAGAAGAAAAGGAAGGGAAGGAAGTGAGGGGATGGTGGAGGTTGAACGGGGGAGAAATGGCTTTCGTCGCAACGGGGGCAGCGCGCGGATGCGATGTGTCGCTCCTTGCGGGGCTCAGGTTGCGGAGGGGCCATGAGCAACGGGGGGAGCTGCGGCATTCAAGGAACTCCGTCGGAACATTGGAGAACCGATGGTTCATCCGACCGGCGGCGAGCGCATTGCTGCTCCCTTGAGCATGGCCAACGAAAAAAGCGGCGGTGGGAGATTCCCACCGCCGCTCGTGTCCTGAAATCACGTCCGCTCCGCAGCCGATTAGAATTCGGTGTCGCTGACGATGTTCTGGCCCTTGCGCGAGCCGTCCCAGGTGAGGAGGCTGGAGTAGACCATGGCGTCCATCGTCTGGTTGAGGAACCTGCCGTTGCCGCCGCAGAAGATGACGTTCACACCGCCGGAGTGCGTCGAGCTGGGCCGCTGGGCCTGGCCTTCCGCGCCCTGGAGGTTGGCGTTGATCATGCCGTTGCTGGCGACGACGCCACGGAACCCGGCCGGGATCGCCAGGGAGGTGCCTTTGACCGGTGCGGCCGCCGTGCCGGCAACTCCAACGCCCCCCGCGGTGGTCGAGGCGGCGATGACGTAGTTGGTGCCGGAGTTCGCCACGGGGAGACCGAACGAGAAATCGCTGATTTCGATGTCCCCGGTGGCTGCAGGAGCGCGACCGGCCCAGTTCTGTGCCTGGAGGTTTTCAGCAAACAGGAGGGTGGCGGTGGTGCCGTCGGCGCGGGAAACCTGGTCGAGCTTGATCTGGACATCGGGCCACGACACACCCGTTCCACGAGCCACTTCGCGGTCATCCGCCGGAATCGGCGTGGCGCCGGTTCCGTTGAAACTGTAGTCGTAGAGCGACGAGACGTGGCCGGCCGTGGGCGTTCCGGTGGCGTTGACCGTCATATCGGCGCCGTAGATCGCGTTGGAGATGTATCCGACGTTGATCGCGTAGGAGAGGTTGCCGGGGAGGTTGTCGTTCGGATCATCCGGGCAGTTCAGGACCTTGTTCTTGACCTCGGCCAGACCGGTCGTGGTGTTCACGCCGGTACCGTCGTTGGTGGAGGCGGCGAGGCGTTCGCCGAGAGGTCCCAATTCGATGAACGGGAAGAGCTGGACCGTCCAGGGGGTTCCGGCGTTGACCGGAGTGGAGGCCGTACCCCAGTTAATGGGGGCGCTCAAATCCGTCAGGTACGGCAGGCTGCCGTTGCGGCTGGTGGCGTACGACTGTGCGGCGATGCCGAGGTTTCGGATGTTGTTGAGACATTCGGTCCGGCGCGCTGTGGCTCGGGCGTTCTGCACGGCTGGCAGGATCAGGGCCGCCAGGGTCGCGATGATCGAGATCACCACGAGCAGTTCGATGAGGGTGAAGCCCCGGCGAGGGGCGGCCCGCCTGAGAGCGGTACGACGCGTGAGCATGAGGGACTCCAGGACAACGTTCGGGACACGAAACTCGACAGATTTCCGATCGCCCCAACGATTGTGGCCGGCTCGGGAATCCGAGGAAACTTACGAAAGGAATGGGGACGCTATTGGACGGGAATTCGTGATCAGCGCGAAGTTTTCAGTGCGAAGTTTCGAATCTGCTCACAACTACTGTGCCCCGGGAAACCCGAGGGCTCTGAAGGGCCTATTTGCTGCGATTCGCAGCAGTCCGAAAAGGCCTTCCGGATTATGTAGCGTTTTCAGGCGTCGAAACACAACAAACCGGTTCAACACGTTGCGTTTTCTGGATTTGGAACGCGTCTCGTCCGGCTATTTGGGATGAATTGCACGTCGCGTGCCGAATCGGGTCTGATCGTCCACAACACAATGGTTGGGGAGGTCTCTCGATGCGGTTCACTGGCAGAGCCAGTGCCACCCGGCCGCGTTCCCCTACGGGTCGCGGCTCACGAGACGGTTATTCGATCGTCAGGAGCAGGTCGCCGGCGTCGACGCGGCTTCCGGCTTTGACAAGCAGTTTCCCGACTTTGCCGTCGCGGCTGGCGTTGACCGTCGTCTGCATCTTCATCGCTTCAATCGTCAGCAGCTTCTGTCCCTTCTTGACCGCCTCGTCCGGCTCAACCACCACCGAAACGACCATGCCGGGCATGCTCGAGGCGATGTGGGTGGGGTCGGCCGCGTCGGCCTTCAGGTTTTTGACGACGGTCGACTCGAGCGTGGCGTCGGGGACGTTCACATCACGCGGCTGGCCGTTCAGTTCGAAGAAGACCGAGCGGGTTCCGTCCGGATGGGCGCTGCCGGTGGTGGTGAACTTCAGGAAGAGAGTCTTGCCGGGCTCGATATCGACGGCGAATTCTTCACCGGGCTGCATGCCGTAGAAGTAGACGGGCGTGGGGAGGCCGCTGGTATCGCTGAATTCCTGGCGGTGGGCGGCGAACTGCTCGAACACCTTGGGATAGAGGATGGCGGAAAGTTCGTCGCGCTTCGTCGCGGGGCGTTCGAGCAGCGGTTCGAGGCTCTTGCCGGCGGCGTCGAGGTCGGCGGGGGGAAGGGATTCGCCGGGACGACGTTCAAACGCAGGCCGGGAACCGAGAATCCGCTGCTTCACCTGCTCGGGGAAGCCGCCGGGGGGCTGGCCCATCGCGCCGGAGATGAGGTCGATGACCGATTCGGGATAGGCGATGTCCTTCTTGCCGTTGAGGACATCGTCGCTGGTGAGTTCATTGGCGACCATGAAGAGGGCCATGTCGCCGACCGACTTCGACGTGGGCGTGACCTTCACGATGTCGCCGAAGAGCTGGTTCACCTCGGCATAGACGCGGCAGACTTCCTGCCAGCGATCGGCCAGGCCGAGGGCGCGGGCCTGCTCGTAGAGGTTGGTGTACTGGCCGCCGGGCATTTCGTGGTTGTAGAGGTCGGCCGTGCCGGGGAGCGTTTCGCTTTCGAACGGCAGGTAGAACTGCCGGACGCAGCGCCAGTATTCGGCGATCTCGTCGAGCCGGCGGGAATCGAGGCCGGTTTCACGGGGCTGGAAGCGGAGGGATTCGCAGAGGGTGTTGAGGTTCACCTGCGAGGTTCCGCCGGACATGGGGGCCATGGCGGCGTCGGCGATGTCGAGTCCGGCGTCGGCGGCGCGGAGGATCGACGCGGCCTGGATTCCGGCGGTGTCGTGGGTGTGGAAGTGGATGGGGACGCCGATTTCCTGCCGGAGAGCCTTGACCAGCGTGGCGGCCGCTTCCGGCTTGCACAGTCCGGCCATGTCCTTGATGGCGAGGATGTGGGCCCCCATCTTCTCGAGGTCTTTGGCGAGGTCGACGTAGTACTTGAGGGAGTACTTGGTGCGGTTGGGGTTGGTGATGTCGCCCGAATAGCAGATGGCCGCCTCGCAGATGCCACCGGCTTCGTTCACGGCCTCCATGGCGACCCGCATGTTGGGGACCCAGTTGAGGCAGTCGAAGACGCGGAAGACATCGACGCCATTTCCGTCGGCGTAGGCTTCCTTGACGAACTCGCGGACGACGTTGTCGGGATAGTTGGTGTAGCCGACGGCGTTCGAGGCACGGAGCAACATCTGGAACAGGATGTTGGGGCACTTCTCGCGCATCTGGTCGAGACGCTCCCATGGGCATTCCTGCAGGAAGCGCATGGTGGTGTCGAAGGTCGCCCCGCCCCACATTTCGAGCGAGAAGAGCTGCGGCAGCAGAAAGGAATAGGCCTCGGCGATCTGCACGAGGTCGTAGGTGCGGAACCGCGTGGCATGCAGGGACTGGTGGGCATCGCGGAAGGTGGTGTCGGTGATGAGCAGCGGCTTCTGCTCTTTCACCCACCTGGCGAATCCCTGAGCGCCGAGCTTGCGGAAGCGATCCTTCGTGCCTTCCGGACGGGTGGCGCGGGGATCGTACGGGGGAATGGGGGCGGGAGTGCGCCGGGTGGCGACGGGCCGGCCTTTCACCATCGGGTTGCCGTTGACGATGACGCCGCCGACATAGCTGAGGAGCTTCGTCGCGCGGTCTTTGCGTTTCGGGAACTCGAACAGGGAGGGGTTTTCGTCGATGAACCGGGTCGTGCATTCGCCGGTGACGAAGGTGGAGTGCTGGAGGACGTTGATGAGGAAGGGGATGTTGGTTTTGACGCCGCGGATACGAAATTCCTGCAGGCAGCGATGCGTGCGGCGGATGGCGTCCTGGAAGCGGCGGCCGCGGGTCGTGACCTTCACGAGCAGCGAATCGTAATAGGGATGGACCCAGGCGCCGGAGAACGCAGACCCGGCATCGAGACGGACGCCCATGCCGCCGGCGGAGCGGTAGTGGGAGATGCGGCCGTAATCGGGGACGAAATTGTTCGCGGGGTCTTCTGTGGTGACGCGGCACTGCACGGCGAAGCCGTTGGTGCGGATGTTGGACTGCGAGTCGATCCCGATCTCGGGGTCACCGAGCTTGTAGCCCTGGGCGACGAGAAGCTGGGCGCGGACGATGTCGAAGCCTGTGACTTCTTCCGTGACCGTGTGCTCGACCTGGATACGGGGATTGACCTCGATGAAGTAGAACTTGTTGGTGTCGGCATCGACGAGGAACTCGACGGTTCCGGCGGCGACATAACCGACCTGATTGCCGATTTTCACCGCGGCTTCGCAGAGGGCGTCGCGGACCGCTGGGTCGAGATTCGGCGCCGGGGCGATTTCGATGACCTTCTGGTGGCGGCGCTGGACGGAGCAGTCGCGTTCGTAGAGGTGGACGAGCGAGCCGTGCTGGTCTCCAAGGAGCTGCACTTCGATGTGCCTGGCCCGGGAGATGAATTTCTCGATGAAAATATCGGGAGAGTTGAAGGCGACGAGGGATTCGCGTCGCGCGGCTTCGTAGTTGTCGACGAAGTCGGCTTCGTTATGGACGACGCGCATTCCGCGGCCGCCGCCGCCGTGGGCGGCCTTCAGGATGATGGGGTATCCCTGCTTTTTCGCTTCGGCGAGGCCTTCCTTCGCGTCCTTGAGCGCCTTTGTTGAGCCACCGAGGACGGGAACTCCGGCCTGCATGGCGATGGTGCGGGCGGCGGTCTTGTCGCCCAGCTTGATCAGGTGTTCGACCTTCGGGCCGACAAACGTGATGCCGTTATCTTCGCAAGCCTTTGCGAGTTCAGGCTTTTCGGAAAGGAATCCGTAGCCGGGGTGGATGCCGTCGACGCCGTTTTCCTTGGCGACGGCGATGATGCCGTCGATATCCATGTAGCTCTTGATGGGCTCGCCGGGCTGTCCGACCTGGTAGGCCTCGTCCGCCTTGAAGCGATGGAGGGCAAAGCGGTCTTCGTGGGCGAAGATGGCGACGGTGCGGATGCCGAGTTCGGTGGCGCTCCGGAAAACGCGGATCGCAATTTCGCTGCGGTTACAGACGAGCAGTTTTTTAATAGCTGGCATGGGGGCCAGTCTGATGTTCGGCGGGGGTTTTTCAAGGACGATCGTGCGGGGTTTGAAACGTGGGAAACGCGTTTGACGACGAAACCGTCAGGCTTGGCAGAAACGGCCAGTTCACTCCAGTCCGAACGGGGGTGGCGCGGGAGTGGATGAGGGGCGTGACGCGGGTGGCGTTCGGTCCGTGAGGCGCAGAACTTCTGACTGCGGCGGTCGTTCCGACAGAACTGCGGTGCGGCGCTGGTGACGGCTTTCGGATGTCGATTGTCGTTGAGTGGCTCTTTGACGCGCCATTCGGGTCTGGCGAGTCTATGATGGGCCCCCGATCCTCGATTGAAATCAAAGTCCCTGCCGAATCATTCCCACTGCTGATTCATGTCCCGCACCGTCCGACTGGTGACCCTCGGCTGCAAGGTCAACCAGTAT contains:
- the polX gene encoding DNA polymerase/3'-5' exonuclease PolX — protein: MQNGAIAAQFEELAELLEIQGANPFRVRAYRNAARAILDSTESIAAAADSIAKLREFPGIGEDLAKKIQVLVQTGSIPQLAELREQVPAGVVAMLRVPGLGPKKVFALFQEHGIRSLDELRLAAEQNRIAGIKGFGKKTQDAILKGLEVAESAGRRVYLSEAKQVAEQIAEDLRSVPGVAQLEVAGSCRRRKETCGDLDLLAEASQPDAIMDRLAGHRLVEAIIARGDTKMSVRLFKGLQLDLRVVPAESFGAALQYFTGSKEHNVVLRRRAQDMDLKLNEWGLFRGEQMVAGRTEQEVYAALGLPVFPPEIRENRTEFALAEQGPLPRLVELDDIRGDLHMHTTASDGSASILEMAEAAKSRGREYIAITDHSKRVSMANGLDAPRLLAHWKAIDEAQKSIKGIRILKGIECDILEDATLDLPDDVLEQADWVIAVLHYGLQQPREQIMKRLMCAITNPHVDIIGHPTGRLVDRRKPADIDFDVFLDACAKHRVMVEINANPARLDLDDIHAAAAKKRGIPIVISTDAHGFADMDLMQFGVFQARRAGLTRDDIANTLPVDAFLERLRQAKG
- a CDS encoding MauE/DoxX family redox-associated membrane protein codes for the protein MSSDRALIAATWIVRLALSAAFLSAVADRLGLWGPPGAEGVAWGNVSEYEAYVARLNWFLPQALIPAVGWIATCAEVVLAVALLIGWRLRLVAAAAGSLLMLFAITMTVALGPKPSLDYSVLSAASAAWLLAAVSPASRGSR
- a CDS encoding O-acetyl-ADP-ribose deacetylase codes for the protein MLARIGESRIELLVGDITRQAADAIVNAANSQLAGGGGVDGAIHHAAGPALMQETARRYPEGCPTGQAVATTAGRLAARYVFHAVGPVWKGGRQGEPDLLANAYRRCLELAIEHDCASIAMPAISTGVYGYPIDLAAQTALGTTREFLIARGRPSIVRFVLFSEGAYGAFARTIEAMFYPSQ
- a CDS encoding glutamine synthetase beta-grasp domain-containing protein; its protein translation is MEKFKLEYIWLDGYTPTPNLRSKTTIKEFKSFPKLEDLPMWGFDGSSTQQAEGRSSDCMLKPVAIFPDSTRKNGALVMAEVMMPDGKTPHPSNGRANIPDDPGAWFGFEQEYFLMRDGRPLGFPSGSGFPQPQGPYYTGVGYTNVGGIAREIVEKHLDLCLDAGINHEGINAEVAKGQWEFQVFGKGSKSAADQVWVARYLLMRLCEKYQVDVEWHCKPIRGDWNGSGMHCNFSTAYMREKGGKEYFEKLMKAFEVNVNDHIAVYGPDNHLRLTGHHETQSIDKFSYGVADRGASIRVPHSFVNNEYRGYLEDRRPNSQGDPYQIAGQILKTIATVPLG
- the glnA gene encoding type I glutamate--ammonia ligase; amino-acid sequence: MSTKSPWPQTPKEFFAFAKSNNVEQVDLKFVDMLGTWQHCSYPIYDLDEGIFEGGFGFDGSSIRGWQAINASDMLAVPEVSTARLDPFHARPTVSLIANIVDPITKENYSRDPRWIARKGIAYMKQTGIADTCFVGPEPEFFIFDDIRFSSSQRGSMYEIDSSEAAWNSSRTEGGANLGHKIGYKAGYFPVAPGDTLGDVRADMVAEMVKLGIVVEAHHHEVATAGQCEIDMKFTDLLTMADQFLWFKYCIKNVAKRHGKTVTFMPKPIYGDNGSGMHTHMSFWKDGKPLMAGDGYAGMSELGLHAIGGILKHGRSLLAFSAPTVNSYHRLVPGYEAPVTLAMSQRNRSAACRIPMYSPSPKAKRVEFRCPDPAANGYLSFTALMMAMLDGIQNKIDPGEPLDRDIYEMTEEELSHTNVACKSLTEALEALEQDHAYLLKGDVFTSDLIENWVKWKRENEIDPVRLRPHPYEFDLYYNC
- a CDS encoding FKBP-type peptidyl-prolyl cis-trans isomerase yields the protein MLRNRLAGLALIGLATSVAGCGTVDVAQAADEKPAAAAPKETGKNVADSAPEVAFPSLPKGAGKMDDNAPKTFTTTESGLKYRVLRAGTDPKPTARQAVEVHYHGWLDNKKVFDSSYERGETISFGLNQVIPGWTEGMQKVGKGGMIELEIPAKLGYGSRGAGAAVPPNATLHFLVELKDIK
- a CDS encoding cupin domain-containing protein; translated protein: MIRTALLLLTGALVGAGGASLAQQHEKSESVRVISTSEIIEKLDAKDSSVTVVEVSLAAGQAGKPHRHPGPVFGYVAEGEYELGIDDLPTRVFKAGETFYEPTGCLHRVSKNASSANKARIIAVLIHPRDAKQIAIPEAGHE